The Deltaproteobacteria bacterium genome contains the following window.
GCATCGCCCCCACCGGAAGCCCGTTTCCAAGGCCCTTGGCCAGGGTCATGATGTCGGGCGGAACGTTTTCGCGCATGTAGCCGAATAGGGGGCCCGTGCGGCCCATGCCTGTCTGGACCTCGTCGTAAATGAGCAAAAGCCCGCGCCGGTCGCAGATCTCCCGAAGGCCCGCAAGATAGCCTTTATCGGGCACCACGACCCCGCCCTCGCCCTGGACCGGCTCCATCATGATTCCTGCGGTTTTCGGGCCAACGGCCCCTTCCGCAGCGGAAAGGTCATTATACGGCACGTAATCGAATCCGTCCACCAACGGCTCGAAACCCTTGTGGATTTTTTCCTGGCCCGTGGCGGAAAGGGTGGTGAGGGTCCTGCCGTGGAAGGACTTTTGCGCCGTGATGATCCGGTACCTGTCGGTTTGACCGATTGATTTCTGGTAAATGCGGGTAAGCTTGATGGCGGCCTCGTTGGCCTCGGCCCCTGAGTTGCAGAAAAAGGCCCTGTCCGCAAAGGACCGGTCCGTGAGCCACCGGGCGAGCTTCACCTGGGGCTCGGTGAAGAAAAGGTTCGAGACGTGCACCAGCTCCCTGGCCTGCCGATTGAGAGCCTCGGCCACCGCAGGATGGCTGTGGCCCAGAATGCAGACAGCCACCCCGGCCACGAAATCCAGGTAGCTTTTGCCCGTATCGTCCCAAAGGGTCATCCCGTCGCCCTTTACGAAAACCACGGGCTGCCGGAAATAGGTGTCGGCCAGGACCTTCCCGGCCTCCTCCATCGTCTTGTTGATCTCGCTCATGATCTATTTTCAAGGGCCTTGGGGCGTTCGCCCCCGCCCTTCCTTTCTTTCCGAAAAAATCATAACGCCTTGTTTCTTCGACGACCGATACCTTTTTTTAGAGTCAGATTCCCACACTTATATTACTCGGAGCATTGTATAGTTCCATTTTTTCATGATGGCGGTTGGTTGAGTCCGTCATTCCGGCGAAAGCCGGAATCCAGGTTTTTTTAGGCTGCAAAAGCTTTCTGGACCCCGGCCTACGCCGGGGTGACGAAGGTTCTCTCTCCCAATCGGGACTAAACATGCTCCCCGTAATAGCCTCCGCCACCCGGTGAAGGGTGCGGAAGCGATGAGATGCAAGGAAGGGGAAGCAGGGCGGGAAGGACGCGTACCCCAGGTACGCGACGCCCCGCAATGCTTTGCCTGACACAGCAGGTCGCGCTTTCCGCGCCCTTCACCTCACTTAAAAGAGTACGTACGGTCCTCGAATATAACCTTGCTGCCGCTTCTTTCCAGCATGAAGGGCAGCTCCCGGAACTCCTGCATTGCGGAGAACACCGCCGCCTGTCGCTCCCGGGGGACGAGGAGCATCAGAAAGCCCCCGCCGCCCGCTCCAGCCACCTTTCCGCCCAGGGCGCCCGCGTTTTTGGCGGCCCCGTACATGGCCTCGATTTTTTCGTTGGAAATGCCTTTCGCCATCTGCTGCTTCATGCGCCAGTTCTCGTCCAGGAGCCTGCCGCATTCGGCGATGTCGCCGGTTTCGAGCGCCGCTCGGAAAGGCCCCACGAGTTCGGCCATGCGCCGCTGAAAATCGAACTTGTCGGCGTCTTCGGCGTTTTTGCTCTGCTCGGAAAGTATCACGTCGGCCTTTCTGGTGATGCCCGTGAAATAAAGCAGAAGGCTCGACGAAAAGCGCCTGAAAACCGAATCGGAAACGGAAACCGGAAGCCTTGTCACCGAGTCATCTTCGTGGAACACGAACTCGTTTACGCCCCCGTAGGCCGCCGCGTACTGGTCCTGGCGTCCGATGGGTTTTTGGGCGCGGGAGATTTCTATGTCGCAGGCCATCCTTGCAAGGTCTTCAGCCGTAACCAGCTTGTTTTTGTACGTAAAAAGGGCGTGCAGAAGGGCCACGGTTATGGAGCTTGAGCTTCCCAGGCCGCTTCCCTCCGAGGGCACGTCCGCAAGGGTGGTGATCTCCACGCCGCTTTCGACCCCCGTGATGAGCATGGCCTCGCGCACCAGGTCGTGCCGGATTTCGCTCACCCGGTCAACGCACTCCTTCTGGGAGTAGTTGATGTAGATTTTGTCGTCAAAGCGCGATTTCACTATGACGTAGACGTACTTGTCCATGGCGCAGGAGACCACCCGGCCTTCCGAGCGCTTGTAGAACGCCGGGATGTCCGATCCCCCCCCCACGAAACTGAGCCTTAACGGCGTGCGTACGATTATCATGACAACAATTCCTTGTGAGCCCTGGAAACTGCTGGCTGAACCAGGCCCGTCATTTCATCAATTGCGCCCTGCTTTTTCTCTCCCGCTCATCGCCACCCCGTCCAGGGGGCGTGAAAGTGATGAGATGCAAGGCGCGCAAGCGAGTGGGGAGCGAGCGTACGCTTTTGTACGTGACCGACCCGCGAGGCGATGCGCAACACAGCAGATCGCGCTTTCACGCCCCCTGGGCTTCGAAGCCGGATGGGAGAGGATACCCGTGATGACGGCAGATGGCCTCCCTCACGGCTTCGTCCAGGTCAACCGCCACCATCTCGCCCACAAGCGTGTCAAAGCCGACCTTGGGCTTCCAGCCGAGTTTTTCCCGCGCCTTGGATGCGTCGCCCAGAAGCGACTCCACGTCGGTGGGCCGGAAATAGGCCGGGTCGACCGATATCAATACGTCACCTTCGGCTATTTCCGCAAGGGGCATGTGGCGCATGGCCTCAAGGGCTATGGCTGTAGGGGAAAACGACACCGCCACGCCTTCCTCGTTTGCCCCCTCGCCCCGCCACTGGATTTCGATCCCCACCTCCCGGAAGGCCCTTTGGCAGAATTCCCGCACCGAGTGCTGCTCTCCGGTGGCGATGACGAAATCCTCCGGCTTTTCCGCCTGGAGCACCAGCCACTGGGCCTCCACGAAATCCCTTGCGTGCCCCCAGTCCCTTTTGGCCGAGAGGTTTCCCAGGTAGAGCCGGGGCGTAAGTCCCAGGAGGATTCTGGCCACGGCCCGGGTGATCTTCCTCGTCACGAAGGTCTCGCCCCTTCTTGGGGACTCGTGGTTGAAAAGGATGCCGTTGGCCGCAAACATGCCGTAGGCGTCCCGGTAGTTGGCGGTTATCCAGAAGGCGTAGAGCTTGGCGCAGGCGTAGGGGCTCCTTGGTCGGAAGGGCGTGGCCTCGTTCTGGGGCGTTTCCGCCGCGTCGCCGTAAAGCTCGCTGGTGGAGGCCTGGTAGAAGCGCACGGATTTTTCCAGGCCGCATATCCGCACGGCCTCCAGCATCCGAAGGGTACCCAGGGCGTCAACGTTTGCGGTGTATTCGGGCATATCGAAAGCCACCTTCACGTGGCTCTGGGCTCCCAGGTTGTAAATCTCGTCGGGCCTTATCGCCCCCACGAGGCGTATCACGTTTCCGGCGTCGGTAAGGTCGGCGTAATGGACGATGAAGGCCCGCTCCGGCTCGTGGGGGTCCTGGTACAGGTGGTCCACCCTTGCCGTGTTGAAAAGGGAGCTGCGGCGCTTGAGTCCATGCACCTCGTAGCCCTTTTCCAGCAGAAATTCGGCAAGATAGCTTCCGTCCTGCCCGGTAACGCCCGTTATCAAAGCCTTTTTCCGAGCCATTTCCCCCCCCAGGCACAGTAATCCACCCGAACATAACAACTAAAGGCCGGGCGATCACCGGCTTTTCCTCCGGTGACCACCCAACCTGAGATGTTATACAATGTTGGGTGAACCTGTGCTCCGCACAGAACCACCCAACCTACGGTTCTTATTCCAAAATCTGCTACCAGCCAAGGCTTTTCGAAAACGATGAAATGCAAGCGATGTCGGGTGAACCTGTTTTTCGGACTTAAACCACCCGGCCTGCATTTCCCTACAATGATCTGCACGCCAAGCCTGGATAAAAACGATGAAATGCAAGGAAGGCGAGCCGAAAAGGAGGGAGCGTACTCTTTTCGTACGTGACCGACTTTTCGGCGATGCCTGACACAGCAGTTCGCGTTTTTAGACGGGCTTGGCCGCTACTTCATCTTTGATGCGTTTGACATGTCCGCGCCCCATCCCTTTGACTTCGCACCCAAGCTCGAAATAGCGGCGTATCTTGGCGTCGTCCAGAACGCCGAAGCAGTCCAGCACAGCCACCGGGCGGCCCGTCATCCTTATGACCTCGTCGGGGGATAAGGCCATGTACTCCTGGTGCCTGACGGCAAAAATCACGGCGTCCGCGCCTTTCAGGGCCTTTTCCAGGTCCTTTTCCACAACGGTGTCGGAAACCGATTCCTGGTTGCGGAAAAAACGGGACCAGGAATGGCCGGGGGCAGGGTAGGTCTCCTGCTTTTCAAGCTCCCACCAGTGCTTTACGTAGGGGTCGTGGATAACCACCTCTCCGCCCATTTCGATGAGCTTCCTGACTATGATTTCAGAGCCCGAATAGCGGGTGTCGCCCACATCCTCCCGGTAGGAGGCCCCCAATAGCACGCACTGGGCGGCGGAGACGATCTTTCCCATGTTGCGAAGGCCGTCGCGCACGAGCCGGGCCGCGTGAAGGGCGCGGGTGTCGTTGATGTCTATGGCCATGGGTGTGATCTTGAAGATTTCATCCTCAAAGCCTAAAAGTGTGTGGTAGCTCCACACGCCAAGTCCGCCGTCCTTGGGCAGGCAGTAACCGCCTATGCCGGGGCCGGGGAAAATTATGTTGGAGTGGGTGGGCCGCACCTTTATGGCGTCTATCACCTTTATGAGGTCCACGCCGTTTCTTTCGGCGAAAAGGCTCCACTCGTGAAGGAAGGCCAGGATGGTGGCTCTGTAGGAGTTTTCCACGATCTTGGTGGTTTCGCTTTCAAGGGGCCGGTCCAGCACCGTGAGGGGAAACTTGTCCACGTTAAGGACTTCCGAAAGGAACTTAACCACGCGCTCGCGGGCCGTGGGGTTTACGCCGGAGCACACCCGCCAGAAGTCGCGGATGGAGCTTACGTAGTTCCTGCCCGGCATGACCCGCTCGAAGGAGTGGGCCAGAAGGGGCAGGGCGTCCGGCATCCCGCGCCTTTCAAAGGCCTTCTTGATGATGGGATAGGCCACGTGCTCGGTGGTTCCGGGGGGAACCGTGGTTTCGATGAGAACCATGCAGTCGGGCTTGATGCGCTCGCCGATCACCGCCAGCGAGGCTTCCAGGGCCGCGATGTCGGCCTTGCCGTTACGCACGTTCCCAAGGCTCTCCTTCAGGTAGTCGCACTGGACATCCACCACAACAACATCCGCGTGGGAAAGGGCCTCGTAGCTGAAGGTGGCCGCAAGGGTCTTTTTCTCTTTCACGCACCGGGCTATCAGGGGCGCAACTTCCGGGTCCTCGGCGTCCACCGGGGCCTGGCCGCGATTGAGATAATGAATCTTCCAGTAGCTCCGCGTGGACGGCCTCTGCATTCCAAGCACGAACTTTCCGGGCTTGCCGGTGACCTTGTCGGTGGAATCGGCCACCACCCCGGCCATGACCGCGCCCACAAAGCCCACGCCCATCACCACCACTATCTCGCGGCCAAGAGCCCTCTGTTCGGCCACGAGCTTGGCCAGCCGTTCATTTTCCCTGTCGTACTCTTCGGCCCGGGGAAGCGGAAAAACCTCTCCGGCAGGGCATACGGAAACGGCAAGGGGTTTTTTTTCTTCGTCGTGATGGGACATTGTCTCCTCCGTGAACTTGTTCGATGTATTCAAGTCGTTTTAGGCGGTCAGTTGCCGTAGTAGCTCCGGTACCATTCGATGAATCTGCCGACCCCGTCTTCAAGGGGGGTGGCGGGGGAAAAACCAACGTCAGCCGCGAGATCGTCTATGTCCGCGCAGGTGGCGGCCACGTCTCCGGGCTGCATGGGCATCATTTTTTTCTCGGCCTTTTTCCCAAGGGCCTTTTCGATCACCTCTATGAAATCGAGAAGGCTTACAGGATTGTTGTTGCCGATGTTGTAAAGCCTGTATGGGGCCGAACTGGACGCCGAATCAGGGGCATCGCCTGTCCAGGCTGGGTCCGGGGCCGGAACCCGGTCCAGAACCCGCACCACGCCTTCCACGATGTCGTCTATGTAGGTGAAGTCGCGCTCCATGCGGCCTTCGTTGAAGACCTCGATGGGGCGTCCCTCCAAAATGGCCCTGGTGAAAAGGAAAAGGGCCATGTCCGGCCTTCCCCAGGGTCCGTAAACCGTGAAAAAACGCAGCCCGGTAACCGGAAGCCGGTACAGGTGGGCGTATGAGTGGGCCAGAAGCTCGTTGGCCTTCTTGGTGGCCGCGTAGAGGCTTACCGGGTGGTCCACGTTGTGATGCACCGAAAAGGGCCGGTTGGTGTTCATGCCGTAGACCGACGAGCTTGAGGCGAACACAAGGTGCTTCACCCCCGAATGCCTGCACCCCTCCAAGACGTTCACGAAGCCCGTGAGGTTGGCGTCCACGTAGGCGTGGGGGTTTTTGAGGGAATAGCGCACCCCGGCCTGGGCCGCGAGGTTGGCCGCCCTGTCGAATTTTTCCCGCGCAAACAGGTCGGCCATCGCGTCCCGGTCGGACATGTCGGCCTTTATGAACCTGAAATTTTTATGATTCGCAAGCCTTTTAAGGCGAGCCTCTTTCAGCAACGGGTCGTAATAGTCGTTAAGATTGTCCAGGCCCACCACTTCATCGCCTTTGGCGCAAAGCCTTTCGCTAAGGTGATAGCCGATGAAGCCCGCAGCCCCGGTAACCAGTGTCTTCATTATTCCGCCCAATCAGTTCCCCACGTAAGATGGGTCATCGCCGGTTTTCCGACGGGAAAAACATTGAATCCTATTTCATAAAGCCGGTCGTGGTCAAGAATGTTGCGACCGTCGAAGACAAAAGCCGGTTTTTCCATGCTCTTGTAGATCGTTTCATAATCGAGTTCCGCATAAATCCGCCAGTCCGTGACCACCGCCATGGCGTGAGCGCCTTTGGCCGCCTCGCAGGGGTCTTCCACGTATTTAACGGCGTTTCCAAGGTCCGCAAGGTCGATTCTGGCGTTTTCCAGGGCCTGGGGGTCTGTCACCACGGCTTCGGTGGGCTCCTCCACGAGCCTTCTTACCAGGCTTATGGCCGGGCTGTCGCGGGTGTCGCCGGTGTCGGCCTTGAAGGCGAAACCGAAAAGGCAGACCTTTTTCCCCGCCAGGGTATTGAAAAGGGCCGCAAGAATTTTTCCGGCAAAGCGGTCCTTCTGGTACTCGTTGATTTTCACCACCTGCTCCCAGTAGTCGGCGGCCTCGCTTAATCCGTAGGAGCGGCACAGATAGACGAGGTTCAAGATGTCCTTTTTGAAGCAGGAGCCGCCGAAGCCCACGCCCGCCCTCAAAAATCTGTCTCCGATGCGCCCGTCCATGCCCACAGCGGCGGCCACCCTTGTAACGTCCGCCCCGGTTTTTTCGCACAGGGCCGAAACCGCGTTCACCGAGCTTATGCGCTGGGCCAGAAAGGCGTTGGCCACGAGCTTCGAAAGCTCGCTGGACCACACGTCGCAGGTGAGGATTTTCTCCCTCGGAACCCATCTCGCGTAGAGTGCTGCCAACTCGTCGGCTGCGGCAACGCCTTCGGGAGTTAGCTGGGAGCCGATGAGCACCCGGTCGGGGTTCAGAAGATCGCTTACGGCCGAGCCTTCGGCCAGAAATTCGGGATTGGAGAGGACCTGGAATCCGCCGTCCACCGGGGGCCGGTTCAAAATCTGCTCCATTGCCTGGGCCGTGCGGACCGGCACGGTGCTTTTTTCCACGATGATCTTGGGCGGCTTGGCCACAGAGAGAATCCGGCGGGCGGTTTTTTCCCAGTACTGGAGGTCCGCCGCCATGCCAGCGCCCGCGCCGAAGGTCTTGGTGGGTGTGTTCACGGAAACGAAGATGATGTCGGCGGCCCTTATTCCATCGTCGATGTCGGTGGAGAAAAAGAGGTTTCTGCCTCTGGCCCTTTTCACCACGTCAGAAAGCCCCGGCTCGTAGATGGGAAGCTCTTCCGAGTTCCAGGCTTTTATGCGGTCCGGGTTGATGTCAACCACCGTGACCGAGACGTCCGGGCACTTGTCGGCAAGCACGGCCATTGTGGGCCCGCCCACGTAGCCCGCGCCTATGCACAGGATTTTCTTGATAAACGCGCCGTCCGCCATCGCGTTTGTCCCTCCGAAAAAAATAATGGCCGCATCCGTTGGAATCATTTCCCCGGATACGGCCATAACATTAGGATTTGCCCGGTGCAATCGGATTTTGCAGAAAAACGGCCCGTTAAGGAACTTTAACAATCATTTGTCGGGGCCGGACCAGGAAACAATGAGGGCTTTATGATCACTTCAGCAAAGGACCCTTCGTGTGGGTATGTCGCGGGACTCAAGGTGGGCCTTGATTTCGTCAATGCCGTACAAACCGTAGTGCACCATTGATGCGATGAGCGCGGCGTCGGCTTTTCCTTCGGTGAGTACGTCGCCAAGGTGTTCCGGCGTTCCGCCGCCGCCGGAGGCGATGACCGGGATGTTCACGTTTTCGCTGATAAGCCGGGTGAGGACAAGCTCGTAGCCCTCCTTGGTGCCGTCGGCGTCAATGGAATTGAGGCATATTTCGCCAGCCCCAAGGCGTTCGGCCTCCTGCGCCCACCACAGGGCGTCGATACCCATTGAAATCCTGCCGCCCGCTATCACGATCTCGTAGCCGGACGGAATCTTTTCGCTTTTTTCAACCTTTTTCACGTCCATGCCAAGGACCACGCACTGGTTGCCGAAGGCTTTCGCGCCCTCCGATATGATGGACGGATTTTTCACCGCAGCGGAGTTCACGGAAATCTTTTCCGCCCCGGCCAGCAAAACGTCCCGCATGTCGCTCACGCTCGATATGCCACCGCCCACGGAAAATGGGATGAAAATCGTTTCGGCCACCCTTCGCACCACGTCCAGCATGATCCCGCGTTTTTCATGGGAGGCCGTGATGTCGTAGAACACTATTTCGTCGGCTCCGTCCTCATAGTACTTGCGCGCCATTTCCACCGGGTCGCCGATGTCCACGTTCCCCACGAACTTGATCCCCTTGGTGGTCTTCCCGTCCCTAACATCCAGGCAGACTATGACGCGCTTGGCCAACATACCGGTTTTCCTTAATTTTTAATTAGGGGCAGATGCAGTACCACCCAACCATCTTTTTCCCTCAGAACCTCAAGGCCGCGATCAAAGGCCGTAGGCAAGGAACGCGAACGGCGCGGGAGGGAGCGTACTTTTCGTACATAGCCCTTCCGCGCCATTCTTTACAATATGAAGCAATTAGGGCAGACCGGTCAAAAACGATGAAATGCAAGGAAGGCAAGCGGGCGGCGGCGGAGCGTGCTTTTGCACGTGAGCACGCCGCCCGCGACGCCTGACACAGCAGTTCGCGTTTTTGGACGGTCTGTCTGTCACCAGCCGATGGTGAGGTAGTCGTGCATGGACGCTGCGGCTTGTTTTCCCGCGCCCATGGCCTGGATGACCGTGGCCATTCCGGTCACGATGTCGCCGCCCGCCCACACGCCCTTCATGGTGGTCTTGCCGGTTTCCGGCTGGGCCACGATGTAACCGCGTTTGTTAAGCGAAAGGGCCGGGGTGGAACCGGTAAGAAGCGGGTTGGCTCCTGCGCCGACCGAGATGACCGCAAGATCGGTGGGCATCGTAAAGAAGGCCCCTTCGATGGGCACAGGGCGGCGGCGGCCTGATGCGTCGGCCTCGCCAAGTTCCATCTTCTGGCATTCCACCGTGGTGAGGCGTCCGTCCGCGTCCCCAAGGAAGCGCACCGGGTTGGTGAGAAGGAACAGTTCGATGCCTTCTTCCTCGGCGTGGTGGATCTCCTCGGCGCGGGCGGGCATTTCCTCGCGGCTGCGGCGATAGACGATCTTCACGGTATCCGCGCCCATGCGCATTGCCGTGCGGGCCGAATCCATGGCCACGTTGCCTGCGCCAACCACAATGACGTTCTTGCCGCGAACCAGAGGGGTGTCGTATTCCGGGAAGAGGTAAGCCTTCATGAGGTTGGACCGGGTGAGGTACTCGTTGGCGGAATATACGCCGATCAAGTTCTCGCCCGGCACGCCCAAAAAGTACGGCAGGCCAGCGCCGACCGCCACGTAGATGGCGTCGAAGCCTTCCTCGAAAAGCTCTTCCAGGGATACCACCTTGCCCACGACGGCGTTGACCTCGAACTTCACGCCAAGGCGTTCAAGTCCGTTGATTTCGGAGAAGAGGATGTCCTTGGGAAGCCGGAATTCGGGGATTCCGTAAAGGAGCACGCCGCCCGGCTTGTGAAAGGCCTCGAAAACCGTAACGTCGTGGCCCTTTAGGCACAGGTCGCCCGCCACGGTGAGGCCGGACGGGCCGGAGCCGACCACTGCAACCTTCTTGCCGGAGGGGGCGGGCAGGGTGGCCAGCTTCATCTTGCCCTCGGTGCGCTCCCAGTCGGCGATGAAGCGCTCAAGGCGGCCAATTGCCACGGGCTCGCCCTTTTTGCCAAGGATGCAGTTGCCTTCGCACTGGCTTTCCTGGGGGCAGACCCTGCCGCACACTGCGGGAAGGGCGTTCTGCTCCTTCAGCTTGGCTATGCCCGCCTCGAAATTTCCGACGGCGATTTCCTTGACAAAGCCTGGAATGTCGATGCCCACCGGGCAGCCCTTGGAGCATCCGGGCGTCTTGCACTGGATGCAGCGGGAGGCTTCCAGCTTGGCGGTTTCCGGGGAGTAGCCCAGGGGCACTTCCTTGAAGTTTCTCCTGCGGACAGCCGGGTCCTGTTCTGGCATTTTCTGCCGGGGCACCTTAGCTTTTTCTTCAGCCATTGTAAGAGTCTCCTGTAATTATTCGTGCGCCGCGTTTGTCACGAAGCGGTTTGATTACCAATTTCGGGAAATCTTTCCCAAGTCCTTTGGAGCCGCTGGTGAAGCGAGGTGAAAACGATGAGCTGCAAGGCGCACGAAAAAGCCATGAGGGAGCGTACTCTTCTGTACGTGACCGAAATGGGTTTTGAAGTGCAACACAGCAGTTCGCGTTTTCCGTTCGCCTCACTTGCAGGAGCATTTGTGTTCAAAGAGCTCCATGGACTGCCGTTCCATGTCCGCATAACCGCGCAGGCGCTTGGTAAGCTCGTCGAAATCCACCTGGTGGCCGTCGAATTCAGGGCCGTCCACGCAGGCGAAGGCGGTTTTGCCGCCCACCGTGGCCCGGCAGCAGCCGCACATGCCTGTTCCGTCCACCATGATGGCGTTCAAGCTCACCAGGGTTCTGACGTTATAGGGCAAGGTTACCGAGCACACGAACTTCATCATGGGAACCGGGCCGATGCCGACAACCAGGTCAACCTTTTCGCGGTCGAGGATCTGCTTCAAAAGGTCGGTTCCGAAGCCGTGGTAGCCGCAGGAGCCATCGTCGGTGCAAAGTGTGCACTCGGTGGATGCGGCCGCCATGGCGTCTTCCATTATAAGAAGGTCCTTGGTGCGGGCTCCGCAGATGCCGTAAACCTTGTTTCCAGCCTGTTTCAGGGCGCGGGTGATGGGGTGGAGAACCGCGATGCCGGTTCCGCCGCCTATGCACACCACGGTTCCGACTTTTTCGATGTGGGTGGGTTTGCCCAATGGCCCCGCGATGTCCTGGTAGCCGTCGCCCACGTTCAGGGTCTTCATGAGGGCGGTGGTCTTGCCCACGACCTGATAGATGAGGGTGATGGTGCCCTTTTCCGGGTCGGTGTCCGCCATGGTTAGGGGGATGCGTTCGCCGGTCTCGTTCACCCTTAGAATCACGAACTGGCCGGGCTTGGCCTTTTTGGCTATCCGGGGCGCGGAAATGACGTTTTCCACCACGGTGCCCTGGGCCAACTCTCGTTTGGAAAGGATCTTATACATCGGTTTATGGTTCCTCCTTGGAGTTTATGTTCTACGTGCAGGAAATATCCCGCCTTGATTCTTCTGTGACTCTAAAGCCGCCCTCACAGCTTTTTAAGCAAGTGGCTCATCATCCCAATAAAACTCAAGCCCAACAGGCTTTCTAAAAACGATGAGCCGCAAGGCTATGCTTCCGAGCGGCGAGGGAGCGTACGCTTTTGTACGTAACCGAGCCGGGAGGCGAAGCGCAACACAGCGGATCGCGTTTTTAGAAAGCCTGTTATGCCATGCCCTTGAAGGCGCCGAATGAGAGGGCAATCATCCCCGCCGTTATAAGGCCTAAGGAAACATCCTGCAAGGGTTTCGGCACCCTGGCAAGAAGAATCCGCTCCCGGAGGCCCGCAAAGAGTATCAGGGCAAGTCCGAAGCCCACCGGGTAGGCGAAGCTGGAAGCGAGACTCTTCACGAAACCGTAGTTTTCGTCAATATTAATGATGCAGACGCCCAAAACCGCACAGTTTGTGGTGATGAGCGGAAGATATATCCCAAGTCCGGCGTAGAGGGCGGGAATGTTCTTTTTCAGGAACATTTCCACGAACTGGACAAGGCCCGCGATCACCAGGATGAAGGCTATGGTGCGAAGGTATTCGAGATTAAGGGGCACCAGGACGTATTTTTGAACAATCCAGGTGACCGCCCCGGCCAGCACCAGAACAAAGACAACCGCCGCGCTCATGCCGACGGCGGTGTCCATTT
Protein-coding sequences here:
- the rsxA gene encoding electron transport complex subunit RsxA; protein product: MMDYLVFIVSCVLVNNILLAQFLGNCPFLGTSKKMDTAVGMSAAVVFVLVLAGAVTWIVQKYVLVPLNLEYLRTIAFILVIAGLVQFVEMFLKKNIPALYAGLGIYLPLITTNCAVLGVCIINIDENYGFVKSLASSFAYPVGFGLALILFAGLRERILLARVPKPLQDVSLGLITAGMIALSFGAFKGMA
- the gltA gene encoding NADPH-dependent glutamate synthase, with amino-acid sequence MAEEKAKVPRQKMPEQDPAVRRRNFKEVPLGYSPETAKLEASRCIQCKTPGCSKGCPVGIDIPGFVKEIAVGNFEAGIAKLKEQNALPAVCGRVCPQESQCEGNCILGKKGEPVAIGRLERFIADWERTEGKMKLATLPAPSGKKVAVVGSGPSGLTVAGDLCLKGHDVTVFEAFHKPGGVLLYGIPEFRLPKDILFSEINGLERLGVKFEVNAVVGKVVSLEELFEEGFDAIYVAVGAGLPYFLGVPGENLIGVYSANEYLTRSNLMKAYLFPEYDTPLVRGKNVIVVGAGNVAMDSARTAMRMGADTVKIVYRRSREEMPARAEEIHHAEEEGIELFLLTNPVRFLGDADGRLTTVECQKMELGEADASGRRRPVPIEGAFFTMPTDLAVISVGAGANPLLTGSTPALSLNKRGYIVAQPETGKTTMKGVWAGGDIVTGMATVIQAMGAGKQAAASMHDYLTIGW
- a CDS encoding sulfide/dihydroorotate dehydrogenase-like FAD/NAD-binding protein; translated protein: MYKILSKRELAQGTVVENVISAPRIAKKAKPGQFVILRVNETGERIPLTMADTDPEKGTITLIYQVVGKTTALMKTLNVGDGYQDIAGPLGKPTHIEKVGTVVCIGGGTGIAVLHPITRALKQAGNKVYGICGARTKDLLIMEDAMAAASTECTLCTDDGSCGYHGFGTDLLKQILDREKVDLVVGIGPVPMMKFVCSVTLPYNVRTLVSLNAIMVDGTGMCGCCRATVGGKTAFACVDGPEFDGHQVDFDELTKRLRGYADMERQSMELFEHKCSCK